In a genomic window of Gigantopelta aegis isolate Gae_Host chromosome 9, Gae_host_genome, whole genome shotgun sequence:
- the LOC121380838 gene encoding LOW QUALITY PROTEIN: uncharacterized protein LOC121380838 (The sequence of the model RefSeq protein was modified relative to this genomic sequence to represent the inferred CDS: inserted 1 base in 1 codon), with the protein MKKSEVAEKVKEIKLRQQNWLKQRKEEKQSEAGAPVKQSPEDKSAHGVKSSSYKRKDSENSSSTRKYIQTRNVTIPGSTSQPPREINNVASDRKDCSNKFKSWLQTRTSKDDTSVQSKTYKITPAKSRDAAGRKVTTDVGSASSGKLLNLQTFTQTADRGQHSQLISPEQFNDLADKIVSKVKTDLCISQTRWSGEGDQMEKVSDDAHADTGDHLDRTLSSHHCGVCSKHMISTETMPMLLIPCGHNVCKSCSQGKSVCPVCHCSVTSXSINIMLQQIIQEYQGRVRSLGSRKQTNQSSYSPHKYTETKGMSYHDKLQTLLTRLEVLNEEKDSEMSNYTGLTADLGKQEQQLENISRQEASICRQISSLQEKLAILQQHKSEYQVQCSQVKQDKEEVRKRVAMLEDTIDSLCAEIDKVRLLSEGSRM; encoded by the exons cACCTGTCAAACAAAGTCCTGAAGACAAATCTGCACACGGTGTCAAATCATCAAGTTACAAAAGAAAAGATTCCGAAAACAGCAGCAGCACAAGGAAATATATTCAGACTAGAAATGTTACTATCCCTGGCTCTACCTCCCAACCACCACGAGAAATAAACAATGTTGCCAGTGATAGAAAAGACTGCAGCAATAAATTCAAAAGTTGGCTTCAGACACGGACATCGAAAGATGATACAAGTGTTCAAAGTAAGACCTATAAAATAACACCTGCCAAAAGCAGAGATGCTGCAGGAAGAAAAGTGACCACCGATGTTGGATCAGCATCTAGTGGTAAATTACTGAATCTACAGACTTTCACCCAAACGGCAGACAGAGGGCAGCACAGTCAGCTTATCTCCCCTGAACAGTTTAATGATCTGGCTGACAAGATTGTTAGCAAAGTGAAAACTGATTTATGTATTTCTCAAACAAGATGGTCAGGAGAAGGAGATCAAATGGAGAAGGTGTCAGATGATGCACATGCTGATACTGGTGATCATTTAGATAGGACTTTATCCAGCCATCATTGTGGTGTTTGCTCAAAACATATG ATCAGCACAGAAACCATGCCCATGTTGCTGATCCCGTGTGGTCACAATGTGTGTAAGAGCTGTTCTCAGGGAAAGTCTGTGTGTCCCGTCTGCCACTGTTCCGTGACCT TCAGCATTAACATCATGCTGCAGCAGATCATCCAGGAGTACCAGGGCCGGGTGAGAAGTCTGGGCTCCAGGAAGCAGACCAACCAGTCGTCATATTCTCCTCACAAATACACCGAGACCAAAG GTATGAGCTACCATGACAAGCTACAGACTCTGCTCACCAGACTGGAGGTGCTGAATGAAGAAAAGGACAGCGAGATGTCTAACTATACCGGACTAACAGCCGATCTCGGCAAGCAGGAACAGCAGCTTGAAAACATCAGTCGGCAGGAAGCTAGTATCTGCAG ACAGATATCATCGTTACAAGAAAAGCTAGCCATATTGCAGCAGCACAAATCCGAGTACCAAGTACAGTGTAGCCAGGTGAAGCAAGATAAAGAGGAAGTGAGAAAACGGGTCGCCATGTTGGAAGATACCATAGATTCCCTGTGTGCTGAAATTGATAAG GTGCGCTTGCTGAGTGAAGGTTCTCGTATGTAG